A DNA window from Candidatus Sulfidibacterium hydrothermale contains the following coding sequences:
- the yidC gene encoding membrane protein insertase YidC encodes MNKNSIIGFILIAAIMIGYSIWMAPSQEQIAAQKRKQDSIARVMQQYNDSVNRAQALALKEKQKAAKTDTVQKKATASPAQTSKTAGTTAKPKNLGAFAKASNGKNKKFVIETDLARFVIGSKGGFIRTVELKKYKTWDQRPLYLFDSTTSRFGVSFFSHNQLISTNHLYFSVIGKPAGKSVFKVSGKDSLRFVMRVYANTPTGQIDSSRYIDYVYTFRGNNYMLHFNIVMHGMRQLIPANMNYVELKWFANLLKEEKTVDRFNGSTIYYKFYKDDVDYLSETKDEKKTIKSKLKWVSFKQRFFSSTLIADNYFNDGILETHKIKKNPPVKHYLKTMSVDLTVPFNVMRDREIPLSFYFGPNDFTTMKAYHLDLEHQIPIGWGFFLLAWINKWIVIPVFNWLGGYGWNYGIVILVLTILLKLALFPIAYKTYLSSAKMRVLKPEIDAINAKFPKKEDSMKKQQAIMALYRKAGVNPASGCVPMLLQMPILFAMFRFFPAAIQLRQQSFLWAHDLSSYDSILQLPWNIPFYGDHVSLFTLLMTVSTIMYTYMNNKMMGSQTQAMPGMKTMMYIMPIMFLGIFNNYAAGLSYYYFLANIFTFLQMWLFKYAINEEKLRKQIEANKKKPRKKSSFQKRLEEAAKQRGYQKR; translated from the coding sequence ATGAATAAAAATTCCATCATTGGTTTTATTTTAATTGCTGCCATCATGATTGGTTATTCCATTTGGATGGCACCTTCTCAGGAACAAATTGCCGCCCAGAAACGAAAGCAAGACTCCATTGCAAGGGTGATGCAGCAATACAACGATTCTGTTAACCGGGCACAGGCACTTGCTTTAAAAGAAAAGCAAAAAGCGGCAAAAACAGACACCGTTCAGAAAAAAGCGACTGCTTCGCCGGCCCAAACCAGCAAAACGGCCGGTACTACAGCAAAACCGAAAAATTTAGGTGCTTTTGCAAAAGCTTCCAACGGTAAAAACAAAAAGTTCGTTATCGAAACCGATCTGGCGCGGTTTGTCATCGGAAGCAAAGGAGGCTTTATTCGTACCGTCGAATTAAAAAAATACAAAACCTGGGATCAGCGCCCACTTTACCTTTTCGATTCAACCACCAGTCGGTTTGGCGTTTCTTTTTTCTCACATAATCAACTCATCAGTACCAATCATCTTTATTTTTCCGTTATCGGAAAACCGGCCGGCAAATCTGTTTTTAAAGTGAGCGGAAAAGATTCGCTCCGCTTTGTCATGCGGGTTTATGCCAATACCCCTACCGGACAAATTGATTCGTCGCGCTATATCGACTATGTTTATACTTTCCGCGGAAACAATTACATGCTGCATTTTAATATTGTGATGCATGGCATGCGGCAACTTATTCCGGCTAACATGAATTATGTAGAGTTGAAATGGTTTGCCAACCTGCTGAAAGAAGAAAAAACCGTAGACCGCTTTAACGGATCTACCATCTATTATAAATTTTACAAAGATGATGTCGATTACCTTTCGGAAACGAAAGATGAAAAAAAGACCATCAAATCAAAATTGAAGTGGGTATCGTTTAAACAACGTTTTTTCTCCAGCACACTAATTGCCGACAATTATTTTAATGACGGCATTCTGGAAACCCACAAAATAAAAAAGAACCCGCCGGTAAAACATTATCTGAAAACCATGTCGGTTGACCTGACGGTTCCGTTTAATGTGATGCGCGACCGGGAAATTCCGTTGTCTTTTTACTTCGGACCCAATGACTTTACCACCATGAAAGCATACCATCTCGATCTGGAACATCAGATTCCGATCGGATGGGGATTTTTCCTGCTGGCATGGATTAACAAATGGATTGTCATTCCGGTGTTTAACTGGCTGGGCGGATACGGATGGAATTATGGGATCGTTATTTTGGTCCTGACCATCTTGTTAAAACTGGCTCTCTTCCCTATTGCTTACAAAACCTATCTTTCTTCGGCAAAAATGCGCGTATTGAAACCGGAGATTGATGCCATTAATGCCAAATTCCCCAAAAAGGAAGATTCCATGAAAAAGCAACAGGCTATCATGGCATTGTATCGAAAAGCAGGAGTTAATCCGGCTTCGGGATGTGTGCCGATGCTGTTGCAAATGCCTATTTTGTTTGCCATGTTCCGGTTTTTCCCGGCGGCTATTCAGCTCCGGCAACAATCTTTCCTGTGGGCTCACGACCTTTCGAGTTATGATTCGATCCTTCAGCTTCCGTGGAACATTCCGTTTTACGGCGACCACGTCAGTTTATTTACCTTGTTGATGACGGTTTCCACCATCATGTACACGTACATGAACAACAAGATGATGGGATCGCAAACACAGGCCATGCCGGGAATGAAAACCATGATGTATATCATGCCTATTATGTTCCTGGGAATCTTCAATAATTATGCTGCCGGATTAAGCTACTACTATTTCCTGGCAAACATCTTTACTTTCTTACAGATGTGGCTCTTTAAATACGCCATTAACGAAGAAAAACTACGAAAGCAGATTGAAGCCAATAAGAAAAAGCCTCGAAAGAAGTCGAGTTTCCAAAAACGACTGGAAGAGGCGGCAAAACAAAGAGGTTACCAGAAACGGTAA
- a CDS encoding ArsA family ATPase, whose product MMEQKTRNIFFLGKGGVGKSTSAALTALYLAGKGKKIQLVSLDPAHNQSDIFEQRFSGKPVKVTENLSVSEVEIDYWVKKYLSDIRTQMKRNYSYLTAFNLENYFDVIRYSPGIEEYAILMAYHHIRQKAGATDYIIFDMPPTALTLKFLTLPALSLKWLDNLLKLRDKIIEKRQIISKIKMGKKELETDKIRRKLQQQIEDYQKVKTVFEDPDKTLLNLVMNTDKLSFSESELIVRKLSEFNITVRNIFLNKYHESFDISVIRKKYKKCDIQVLPESNRSLLGKAALSDYLSHLDSFLTF is encoded by the coding sequence ATGATGGAACAAAAAACCAGAAATATTTTTTTTCTCGGGAAAGGAGGCGTCGGAAAATCCACTTCTGCAGCCCTTACCGCACTTTATCTTGCCGGAAAAGGGAAAAAAATTCAATTGGTCTCACTCGACCCGGCACACAATCAAAGCGACATTTTTGAACAGCGTTTTTCGGGAAAACCCGTGAAGGTTACTGAAAACCTGTCGGTCAGCGAGGTTGAAATTGATTACTGGGTAAAAAAATACCTCTCCGATATCCGGACACAGATGAAACGTAACTATAGTTATCTCACGGCTTTTAACCTGGAAAATTATTTCGATGTTATCCGTTATTCGCCTGGTATTGAAGAATATGCCATACTGATGGCTTACCATCACATCCGGCAGAAAGCCGGTGCAACCGATTACATAATTTTTGACATGCCTCCGACAGCACTGACACTGAAATTCCTGACCCTGCCTGCCCTATCTTTGAAATGGCTTGATAATTTACTGAAACTGAGAGATAAGATTATCGAAAAACGGCAGATCATTTCTAAAATCAAAATGGGGAAAAAAGAACTGGAAACCGACAAAATCCGCCGAAAATTACAGCAGCAAATTGAAGATTATCAAAAAGTTAAAACTGTTTTTGAAGATCCGGACAAAACCCTGTTAAATTTGGTGATGAACACCGATAAACTTTCCTTCTCGGAATCGGAGCTTATTGTCCGGAAGCTTTCCGAATTTAACATCACCGTCCGGAATATTTTTCTGAACAAATATCACGAGTCATTCGATATTTCCGTGATCCGAAAGAAATATAAAAAGTGTGACATTCAGGTACTTCCCGAAAGCAACCGGTCTCTGCTTGGAAAAGCAGCCTTATCGGACTATTTAAGTCATCTCGACTCGTTCCTCACCTTTTGA
- a CDS encoding RrF2 family transcriptional regulator: protein MAKIVNLTEAASIGFHSMIIIAQQGNNGQINVNHLAEKTGSSKFHISKVMQKLVKDGFLGSHRGPAGGFYLAKPPEEITLLEIYEAIEGKLEVTKCPLARPTCPFSACIFEGVTVKMTRDFRDFIRDHTLAYYVNKK, encoded by the coding sequence GTGGCAAAAATAGTAAACCTTACAGAGGCCGCTTCCATTGGTTTTCATTCGATGATCATCATTGCACAGCAGGGAAATAACGGCCAAATTAATGTCAATCATCTTGCGGAAAAAACAGGAAGTTCAAAATTTCATATCTCCAAGGTGATGCAGAAACTGGTGAAAGATGGTTTTCTCGGTTCACACCGGGGACCTGCGGGTGGTTTTTATCTCGCAAAACCACCGGAAGAGATTACCCTGCTCGAAATTTATGAAGCGATAGAAGGAAAGCTGGAAGTGACCAAATGTCCTTTAGCCCGGCCTACCTGTCCGTTTAGTGCCTGTATCTTTGAAGGAGTCACCGTGAAAATGACTCGTGATTTCAGGGATTTTATCCGCGATCATACTTTGGCTTATTATGTAAACAAAAAATAG
- a CDS encoding putative manganese transporter → MVNLLPIIKQTLLITFFVMSMMLIIEYLNVFTKGLWSKGIEKSKWKQVLLGAFLGVTPGCLGAYTAVSLFIHDIIGNGALVATMIATSGDEAFMMFTLFPEKAILLNVVIFTIAIAAGWLTDRFFKKKFYIPASDKHFHVHEIPECTGFPKNTFWHQLKHITPTRALMLMSILFFVTFITLDEHLASGSFHGILKWGHSSHSDSDPLWIKITFFTVISLSTAVIFIVNDHFLEKHLWGHIIKRHFSKIFLWTFFTLLLIALLMKHFDLHSVIQHNMFWVLVAAVLIGIIPESGPHLIFVMLFASGNLPLSILLASSIVQDGHGSLPLLAESRRSFIIVKLLNMAVGFSIGLAGLALGI, encoded by the coding sequence ATGGTTAACTTACTACCAATCATTAAACAAACGCTGCTCATCACATTCTTTGTCATGTCGATGATGCTCATTATTGAGTATTTAAACGTATTTACCAAAGGACTGTGGAGTAAGGGAATTGAAAAGAGCAAATGGAAACAGGTTTTACTGGGTGCTTTTCTGGGAGTAACCCCCGGCTGTCTTGGCGCTTATACAGCCGTTTCTCTCTTCATTCATGATATTATTGGCAATGGAGCACTTGTCGCCACCATGATTGCCACATCGGGCGACGAAGCATTTATGATGTTTACCCTGTTTCCTGAAAAAGCGATTTTACTCAATGTGGTTATTTTTACCATTGCTATTGCCGCCGGTTGGCTTACCGACCGCTTTTTCAAAAAGAAATTTTACATCCCGGCAAGCGACAAACATTTTCATGTTCATGAAATTCCTGAATGCACCGGTTTCCCGAAAAACACTTTCTGGCATCAGTTGAAACATATCACTCCCACACGGGCGCTCATGCTGATGAGTATTTTGTTTTTTGTTACTTTTATTACACTGGATGAACATTTGGCTTCAGGAAGTTTTCACGGAATTTTAAAATGGGGACACTCCAGCCATTCCGATTCCGATCCGCTTTGGATCAAGATTACCTTTTTTACCGTGATCTCGCTTTCGACAGCCGTCATTTTTATTGTTAACGATCATTTTCTGGAAAAGCACTTGTGGGGCCATATTATTAAACGGCATTTTTCCAAGATCTTTTTATGGACATTTTTCACTTTGCTGCTCATTGCTCTGCTCATGAAGCATTTTGACCTGCATAGTGTAATCCAGCACAACATGTTTTGGGTATTGGTAGCAGCGGTTCTTATTGGCATTATTCCCGAATCGGGGCCCCATTTGATTTTTGTGATGCTTTTTGCCAGCGGCAATTTACCCTTAAGCATTCTGCTGGCCAGTTCTATTGTACAGGATGGTCATGGCAGTTTACCTTTGCTTGCCGAATCGCGCAGAAGTTTTATCATTGTAAAACTGCTGAATATGGCCGTTGGCTTTTCCATTGGGCTGGCCGGGCTGGCGTTGGGAATATAA
- a CDS encoding SLC13 family permease — MTKNLQDKIRVLGFVLGLLLFFFILFFVHLDPEKPAATATLAVAMLMAVWWVFEVVPLAVTALLPVFLYPLLGIMNGKAVSSVYFNDIIFLFIGGFMVALAMQRWSLHRRIALRILMLTGTSPSKILLGFMLATAFLSMWISNTATTMMMIPILLSIIEELEDTMDKKSADRFTVGLLLGVAYSASIGGVSTLVGTPPNPMFTKVFAIMFPKGPEISFATWFFFAFPLAVLLFLVTWVYLYRLYRPAKASLQTIDKRSFYEQYHLMGKLSQEERIVLADFVLMALLWMTRSNISIGGFTLHGWSNWFAHPHYFNDGTVAIFMASLLYFIPSKSQKGDRIMNWEFSKKIPWGIVLLFGGGFALAIGFKNSGLSAWFGHSLTFVNGTHPFWVIMLVSFIMVMLTELTSNTATTQILLPILAGLAVSLKIDPLFLMIPATISASMAFMLPVATPPNAIVFGSNKISVAQMAKTGFVLNIIATILITLFTYFLAPGIFHIHMGTFPGWAQ; from the coding sequence ATGACTAAAAATTTACAAGACAAGATTCGTGTTTTGGGATTTGTTTTAGGGCTGCTTCTGTTTTTTTTCATTTTATTTTTTGTGCATCTCGATCCTGAAAAACCGGCGGCTACTGCTACGCTGGCTGTAGCTATGCTGATGGCGGTATGGTGGGTTTTTGAAGTGGTTCCGCTGGCTGTTACGGCATTGTTGCCGGTATTTTTATACCCTTTGCTGGGAATTATGAACGGAAAAGCCGTTTCATCGGTTTATTTTAATGATATTATCTTTTTGTTCATTGGTGGTTTTATGGTGGCTTTGGCCATGCAGCGCTGGAGCCTGCACCGGCGTATTGCTTTGCGGATTTTGATGCTTACCGGAACCAGTCCGTCCAAAATATTGTTGGGCTTTATGTTGGCTACCGCATTTTTGTCGATGTGGATCTCGAATACAGCCACCACCATGATGATGATTCCGATTTTGCTTTCCATCATTGAAGAGCTGGAAGATACGATGGATAAAAAATCGGCTGATCGGTTTACGGTAGGATTGCTGCTTGGCGTGGCTTACAGTGCTTCTATTGGCGGAGTTTCCACGTTGGTGGGTACGCCACCCAACCCCATGTTCACCAAAGTTTTCGCCATCATGTTTCCCAAAGGCCCGGAGATCAGTTTTGCTACCTGGTTTTTCTTTGCTTTCCCGCTGGCTGTTTTGTTGTTTTTGGTGACCTGGGTTTATCTTTACCGTTTATACCGGCCTGCAAAAGCTTCATTACAAACCATTGACAAAAGAAGTTTTTATGAGCAATATCATTTGATGGGAAAGCTTTCGCAGGAAGAGCGGATTGTGCTGGCCGATTTTGTGCTGATGGCTTTGCTGTGGATGACCCGTTCCAACATTAGCATTGGCGGGTTTACGCTGCATGGCTGGTCAAACTGGTTTGCGCATCCGCATTATTTTAATGATGGAACCGTAGCCATTTTTATGGCTTCGTTGCTATATTTCATTCCTTCCAAATCCCAAAAAGGCGACCGGATCATGAATTGGGAATTCTCAAAAAAAATTCCCTGGGGTATTGTGCTGTTGTTTGGCGGCGGTTTTGCTTTGGCTATTGGTTTTAAAAACTCCGGGTTGTCGGCCTGGTTCGGACACTCCCTGACCTTTGTTAACGGAACCCATCCGTTTTGGGTGATTATGCTGGTTTCGTTTATTATGGTGATGCTGACCGAGCTGACTTCCAATACGGCTACAACACAGATTTTGCTGCCTATTTTAGCCGGATTGGCAGTTTCGCTGAAAATTGATCCGCTGTTTTTGATGATTCCGGCAACCATCTCGGCTTCTATGGCGTTTATGCTCCCGGTAGCTACTCCGCCCAATGCCATTGTGTTTGGCTCCAATAAAATTTCGGTGGCTCAGATGGCCAAAACCGGATTTGTTTTAAATATCATTGCCACAATTCTCATCACATTGTTTACCTATTTTCTGGCTCCCGGTATCTTTCATATTCATATGGGAACGTTTCCCGGCTGGGCACAGTAA
- a CDS encoding carbon starvation CstA family protein, with protein MESILIMVLVFAGYLVMYRLYGKFIGNKIFKLNDDHLVPSVELEDGVDYVPTKKNIIFGHHFASIAGTGPIVGPAIAVIWGWLPALIWVFLGSLIMGGVHDLGTLVLSMRNQGKSISEFTAKYINVRTKYFFFFVVFLELWIVVAIFGLVIAILFKMYPQSVIPVWSQIPIAMFLGYLVYKRGANLTVWSIIAVVTMYLTIVLGSYVPLTMPKEVLGISSIGVWSVILLAYAFTASVLPVTKLLQPRDYINAHQLIVALSLLVLGVIFAGFGGKMHVVAPVVRLHPKDTPPMWPFLFITIACGAISGFHSLVSSGTSAKQVRKETDSLFVGYGSMLLEGALATLVIIATTAGIGLGYLKNGHVLTGVTAWTEHYASWAAAGGLSSKVGAFVEGAANMIETMGIPKVIAMTLMGVFVASFAGTTMDTATRVQRYLLTETFPKIFSNKFVSTAFVIGAALLLIFSTGANGKGALSLWPLFGAVNQTLAALALIVVTIYLRARTRWGWIISALPAVFMLVVSFWAAVENQLDFENNHNLLLEALNLVIIISMVWVAVEGVIIFFKTSYKPKLMEQELKKAA; from the coding sequence ATGGAATCAATCCTCATCATGGTACTGGTCTTTGCAGGTTATCTTGTAATGTACCGGCTTTACGGTAAATTTATCGGGAATAAAATCTTCAAGCTAAATGACGACCATCTTGTTCCTTCAGTCGAACTGGAAGACGGGGTGGATTATGTTCCCACCAAAAAAAATATTATTTTCGGACACCATTTTGCTTCCATTGCCGGTACGGGGCCCATTGTAGGGCCGGCTATTGCCGTTATCTGGGGATGGTTACCCGCTTTGATATGGGTGTTTCTAGGATCGCTCATTATGGGCGGGGTACACGATTTGGGAACCCTTGTTCTTTCCATGCGAAACCAGGGAAAATCCATTTCCGAATTTACGGCGAAATACATCAATGTACGGACGAAATACTTTTTCTTCTTTGTGGTGTTCCTTGAATTGTGGATTGTGGTAGCCATTTTCGGACTGGTAATTGCCATCCTTTTTAAAATGTATCCGCAATCGGTTATCCCGGTTTGGTCGCAAATACCCATTGCCATGTTTTTAGGATATCTGGTATATAAACGAGGAGCCAACCTGACAGTGTGGTCTATTATTGCCGTGGTAACCATGTACCTGACTATTGTGTTGGGCTCTTATGTTCCGCTGACCATGCCGAAAGAGGTATTGGGAATTTCTTCCATCGGTGTGTGGTCGGTTATTTTGCTGGCCTATGCTTTTACGGCGTCGGTTCTTCCGGTAACCAAATTGTTACAACCGCGCGATTACATCAATGCCCATCAGCTTATTGTGGCGCTTTCGCTGTTGGTTCTCGGGGTTATTTTTGCGGGATTTGGCGGCAAAATGCACGTAGTCGCACCGGTTGTCAGGCTGCATCCGAAAGATACGCCGCCCATGTGGCCGTTTTTGTTTATCACTATTGCCTGCGGTGCCATTTCCGGATTTCACTCGCTGGTGTCGTCGGGTACGTCGGCTAAGCAGGTGCGAAAAGAAACCGATTCGCTTTTTGTGGGATATGGATCCATGCTGCTTGAAGGCGCGCTGGCCACATTGGTTATTATCGCCACAACAGCCGGAATCGGCTTGGGATACCTTAAAAACGGGCATGTGCTAACCGGAGTAACTGCCTGGACCGAGCACTATGCTTCGTGGGCCGCTGCCGGAGGACTGAGTTCAAAAGTGGGGGCTTTTGTTGAAGGAGCTGCCAACATGATAGAAACCATGGGAATACCAAAAGTTATTGCCATGACCCTCATGGGTGTTTTTGTGGCTTCTTTTGCCGGAACAACCATGGATACGGCCACACGCGTTCAGCGCTATCTGCTAACGGAGACTTTTCCGAAAATATTCAGCAACAAATTTGTCTCCACGGCGTTTGTAATTGGTGCAGCGCTTTTGCTGATTTTTTCTACCGGTGCCAACGGCAAAGGAGCATTGTCGTTATGGCCTTTGTTTGGTGCCGTAAACCAAACGCTGGCAGCACTGGCATTGATTGTGGTTACCATTTACCTGCGGGCTCGTACCCGGTGGGGCTGGATTATCAGCGCTTTGCCGGCCGTATTTATGCTGGTCGTTTCTTTTTGGGCGGCCGTCGAAAATCAACTGGATTTTGAAAATAACCACAATCTGTTGCTTGAGGCGCTGAATCTTGTGATCATTATCAGTATGGTTTGGGTGGCCGTTGAAGGAGTCATCATCTTTTTTAAGACTTCGTACAAACCGAAACTCATGGAGCAGGAATTAAAAAAAGCAGCCTGA